The following are encoded in a window of Bacteroidota bacterium genomic DNA:
- a CDS encoding methylmalonyl-CoA mutase, translating into MSDIKNRQDKFITDSGIEINQTYPHKNSVVEAPGEFPYTRGISDSMYRSKLWTMRQYAGFSTAEESNKRYKYLLKNGTTGLSVAFDLPTQIGYDSNHALSDGEVGKSGVAIDSLADMEVLFDGINLEEVSTSMTINSTASILLSFYIAVAKKQGADIKKISGTIQNDILKEYAARGTYIYPPQPSMRIITDIFEYCSKEVPRWNTISISGYHIREAGSTAVQELAFTLANGKAYVKAALEKGLDINVFGKRLSFFFNAHNNFFEETAKFRAARRMWAKIMKELGATDPKAQMLRFHTQTGGSTLTAQQPHNNISRVTIQALAAVMGGTQSLHTNGYDEALALPTEEAARIALRTQQIIAFESGVADTVDPLAGSYFVENLTDDIEKRAFEYMKKIDAMGGAVSAIEQGYIQNEIAKSAFEYQQKIESKEKIIVGVNKFDVVESNKFDLFKVDDSIQKIQIEKIEKLKQKRDNNAVNTSLLQLAGAAKDGSNLMPFILTAAENYCTLGEIADTLRSVFGEHK; encoded by the coding sequence ATGAGCGATATTAAAAATAGACAAGATAAATTTATAACAGATTCCGGAATTGAAATTAACCAAACATACCCACATAAAAATAGTGTAGTAGAAGCTCCGGGCGAATTTCCATATACTAGAGGCATTTCAGACTCTATGTATCGTAGTAAATTATGGACAATGCGACAGTATGCGGGTTTTTCAACTGCGGAAGAGTCTAATAAGCGATATAAATATTTATTAAAAAACGGCACAACTGGATTGTCTGTTGCGTTCGATCTTCCAACTCAAATTGGGTATGATTCTAACCATGCTCTTTCGGATGGAGAAGTTGGTAAATCTGGTGTTGCAATAGATTCACTTGCAGACATGGAAGTATTGTTTGATGGAATTAACTTGGAGGAGGTAAGCACATCCATGACTATAAATTCAACTGCATCGATATTATTAAGTTTTTACATAGCAGTTGCAAAAAAACAAGGAGCTGACATTAAAAAAATATCTGGTACTATACAAAATGATATTTTGAAAGAATATGCTGCACGAGGAACATATATTTATCCTCCTCAACCTTCCATGCGAATTATTACAGATATTTTTGAATATTGCAGTAAAGAAGTTCCACGTTGGAATACCATTTCAATTTCCGGTTATCATATAAGAGAAGCCGGTTCTACAGCTGTTCAGGAATTAGCATTTACCTTGGCAAATGGAAAAGCTTATGTAAAAGCTGCCTTGGAAAAAGGATTAGATATAAATGTTTTTGGAAAGAGATTGTCATTCTTTTTTAATGCACACAATAATTTCTTTGAAGAAACTGCAAAGTTTCGTGCGGCAAGAAGAATGTGGGCAAAAATAATGAAGGAGTTGGGTGCAACCGATCCTAAAGCTCAAATGCTTAGGTTTCATACCCAAACAGGAGGTTCTACATTAACAGCTCAACAACCTCATAATAATATTTCAAGAGTTACAATTCAAGCATTAGCTGCTGTAATGGGAGGAACTCAATCTTTACACACCAATGGATATGATGAAGCGTTGGCACTGCCAACAGAAGAAGCTGCAAGAATAGCTCTACGTACACAACAAATAATTGCCTTTGAAAGTGGTGTTGCCGATACAGTAGATCCTTTGGCAGGAAGTTATTTTGTAGAAAATCTTACAGACGATATTGAAAAAAGAGCATTTGAATACATGAAAAAAATTGATGCAATGGGTGGTGCTGTAAGTGCTATTGAACAAGGATATATTCAAAATGAAATTGCAAAATCGGCTTTTGAGTACCAACAAAAAATTGAATCGAAAGAAAAAATAATAGTTGGCGTGAATAAGTTTGATGTTGTAGAGAGCAATAAATTCGACCTGTTTAAAGTAGATGATTCTATTCAGAAAATACAGATAGAGAAAATTGAGAAGCTAAAACAAAAACGAGATAATAATGCTGTTAATACATCTTTACTGCAACTTGCCGGAGCGGCTAAAGATGGTTCAAACCTAATGCCATTTATCTTAACAGCAGCAGAAAACTACTGCACCCTTGGCGAAATAGCGGATACGCTTAGATCTGTATTTGGCGAGCATAAATAA